The following DNA comes from Micromonospora chokoriensis.
AGCCGGGTGCGACGCGCACGGGTGTGGAGTGCCCGGCGGCGGGGGCACCGGCGAACCCAGGACATCAGGCAATTGATGAAACCCCGAGAGGAAGATGTTCGTGCGAGCTGTTGGTCTACATGAATTCGGCGGTCCGGAGGTGCTGCGCGTCATCGAACTGCCGGAACCGCACGCTGGTCCCGGCGAGGTTCGGGTACGCGTACACGCGGCGGCGGTGAACCCGTCCGACACCCTGCTGCGCTCCGGCGTGCACGCGTCGGCCCTGGCCGGGGTGCCGGGGCCCTACGTGCCCGGAATGGACGTCGCGGGCGTGGTCGACGAGATCGGCCCGGGTACGGTCACGGACCTCTCGGTCGGTGACCGGGTGATGGCGATGCTCCTCCCGGTGACCCCGACCCCGGAAGGCACCCTGGAGAACAGCGGTGGCGGTTATGCGGAGTACGTGGTGCGTCCGGCCGGCTGGGTCGTTCGCGCGCCAGCGGGCGTCGGTCATGAGGCGGCGGCGACGCTGCCGATGAACGGACTCACCGCACTGCTCGCGCTCGACCAGCTCGCGCTCGCGGCAGGGTCGACCCTGGCCGTGGTCGGGGCCGCCGGGGCGCTCGGCGGCTACCTGGTCCAGATGGCCAGCAACGCCGGGCTGACCGTGGTCGCCGACGCCGCCCCGGCCGACGAAGCTTTGGTCCGGGAGTCCGGTGCGGCCATCGTGGTGGCCAGAGGGCCCGAGGTCGTCAACGGTATCCGGGCGCACTTCCCGGACGGGGTGGACGCCGTCGCCGACGTGGCGCTGTTCGGAACGGCGCTGTTCGATGCCGTACGTGACGGTGGCGCCCTGCTTCGGATCCGCCAGGCCGACGAGCCCGGCGGCTACCAGGCCGCGAGTACCCGGGGCATCAGGGTCCTGACGCCGTTCGTACCCGACTACGCCGGCCGGGCGGACAAGCTGGACGAGATCCGTCGGCTCGCCGAGGCAGGTGTGCTCGTTCCGCGGGTGGCGAAGAGTCTGCCCGCCGCCGAGGCACCCGACGCGCACCGCCGATTCGCCGCCGGCGGTGTCCGCGGTCGACTCGTGCTCACCTTCTGAACCACCCATCCACTGAGACACCCCACAGACAAGAGACAAGGATCAACTGTGTCCACCCGATTCGCAGACAAGGTCATTCTGATCACCGGTGCCACCTCCGGCATGGGCAGGGCCACCGCCGAGCGGGTCGCCGCCGAGGGCGCGAAGGTCGTCCTGGCGGCTCGCGGCACGGAGGCCGGCGAGGCGTTCGCCGCCGAACTGCGTTCCGCCGGACGCGACGCCCTCTTCGTGCCGACCGACGTGACGGTCGAGGCCGAGATGGCGCGGCTGGTTCGGCAGGCCGTCGACCACTACGGCCGGCTCGACGGTGCATTCAACAACGTCGGCGCGGCCACCGCGTACGGCCCGGTAACGGACATCGACGGTGACGCCTGGGGTGCCGAACTGGCCCTCAACCTCACCAGTGTCTTCCATGGCCTGAAGCACCAGATCCCGGCCCTGCAGGCCTCCGGCGGCGGTTCGATCGTGAACAACGCCTCCAACGTGGGTGTCACCGGCATGGCGGGCATGGCCGCCTACAGTGCGGCCAAGCACGGCGTTGTCGGGCTCACCCGGTCGGCGGCACTCGACGTGGCAACGACGGGCGTGCGGATCAACGCGCTCGTCACCGGTGGTGTCGACACCCCACTGCTGCGCGGCAACATGGGCCCGAACCCGGAGGAGGCACTCCGTGCCGCCGGCGCCATGCACCCCGTGGGCCGGATCGGAAGGCCCGAGGAAATCGCCGCGTTCGCGGCCTTCCTCCTCAGCGATGAAGCCCCGTTCGTCACCGGAGCCGCGCTCGCGATCGACGGCGGTCTGACCGCCGTCTGACCAGGCGAGGCCGGGATGGTGGCGGACCTTGCCCGGCCATGAAACCGTCGCATCCCGTGCCTCGTGGACGCCGGTCCGGAGGCCGCCGAGGAGTTGCGCAGTCACGGCGATTGACGCTGCCAGCCCTCAACCCCTCGTCAACCGCAGAGGGGAGGCATTGACCATCGTGATTTGTGGTGTGACTATATCGGTCACCCATTGCTCACTCACGTTACACCTAGGACACTGGCGGCCACTGTGACATCGAGCCGGGTGACCATGAGCGCCCGGCCGGCGCGGTGGGGAGGAGTCTCGCGATGCCGGGAACGACGCCAGGTGCCAGGGCCATGGCCATTCCTGTCTACAAGGCACTGCCGCGGCTAATCCGCAACACGCACCAGTCGCTCGTCGACATCGCGAACTGGTCCGGCGGTGCCGTCGTACGCCTTGGACTGGGAGTGTCCAGCGCCTATCTCGTCACCGACCCGGCCCATGTGCAGCAGGTGCTGCAGGAGAAGGCCGACATCTACCCGCGAGGTGACGACACCGCACTGTGGCGGTCGGTACGGAGGCTGGTCGGAGACGGCATCCTCGCGGAGGGTGAGACCTGGGCGGCCAGCAGGAGGACACTCGGCCCGCTGTTCAGGACGACGCGCATCGGCCCACTGGTCGACACGATGGCCGAGGCCATCGCCACCTCGGTCGACGAGCTGGAGGTGGCGGCCGCTGCGGGAACGCCGATCGATGTCGGCTCCGAGCTGTCCCGGATCGTTTCCAGTGCCATCATGCGGGTCTTCTTCGCCGATCGAATCGACATCGAAGCCGCACTGCGGATCATGGCAGCGCAGGAGGTGATCGTTACCGCCATGGGACCGCGCCTGCTCGCGCCGGGCGTGCCGTGGTGGATCCGCCTGCCCGGCGACCGACGCTTCATCGCTGCGGTCCAAACCATCGACGACATCCTGCTGCCCGTCCTGCACGAGGCGCTCCAGCGACCAGGCGACAGCGACGACGTGTTGTCCACCCTGGCGCGAGCCCGGACCTCTGACGGAGCTCCGCTCGGGCTGAAGCAGATGCGCGACGACCTGGTGTCGATGGTCGCGGTCACGACGGAGACCTCGTACGTCGTGCTCACCTGGCTGTGGCCGGTCCTCGCCAACAACCCTGAGGTCGCCGGCCGGCTCTTCGCCGAGGTCGATCACGTCATCGGTGACGGTCCGGTCCGCGCCGAGAACCTGCGGGACCTCACCTACACCCGGATGGTGCTGGACGAACTCCTCCGGCTCTACCCGGCCGGCTGGATTCTGCCCCGTCGCGCGGCCGAGGCGGACGTGCTCGGCGGAGTACGGATCAAGAAGGGGGCGAGCATCATCCTCTCGCCGTACGCCACGCATCGGATGTCCGCTCTGTGGGGCGAGACGGCGGAGGTCTTCGACCCCGAGCGTTTCGCGCCGGGTCGTGACGAGGGCCGCCACCGGTACGCGTACTACCCCTTCGGAGGCGGGCGACACCGCTGTCTGGGCGAGCACCTGTTCGCACTCGAGGCCGTTCTCGTCGTGGCGACCTTCCTGAGCCGGTTCCGGTTCCGTCTGGACGATCCCGCCATTCCCGGCACGAGGGTCGCCGCCTCGCTCCGTCCCGCACGTCCCGTGGAAATGGTCCTGACGCGGAAAGCTCACGCCGCCGCATGAGAGGAATGCCTGTGCCCACCACCACCGTCGCCGACGGCCTCGCGGCAGCTGCGGAAGAGGGACGCATCTGCGTCCTCGCCGCTCGGGGCCATCGAGACCTACAGCAGTGCGTCTCGGTGTATCCGACCCTGTTTCCCAGCCCACCGGTCGACGGCGCCATGCTGGGCGCGCTGGCGCTGTCGACGGCGTTCATAGCGCCGTGGTGCACGGCGGAGCAGCTTCGCATCGCCAACCGGGCGTCGCTGTGGGTCACCGCGGAGGACTGGATGGTCGACTCTGTTGCGACGTCCCTGGATTCCGTGAAGACGATCGCCTCCGCGTGCGTCGCGGTGGCCGGCGGCGCCACGCCGGCGGCCGGAGACGCGCTCGGTCGGTTCCTCGCCGAGATTCGCGACGAGTTGGCCGCCGCACCCGCCTTCGCCGGCGCTCGGTCGCTGTGGCGGGACGAGGTCGACAGGATGCTCACCGCCGAGGTCGTGGAGTGGCAGTGGCGAGCCGCCAGGGCGGCCGACGACCGTCAGCTGCCGACGTTCGTGGAATACCTCGACAACGCCGACAACTACGGCGCGTCCTTCGTCAACGTGTCCCACTGGCTCGCCACCGCCGACGAGGAGACCCTGGGCCACCTCCCCGAACTGACAGCGGCCAGTCGCGAGGTCCAGAAGATCCTGCGTCTGGTCAACGACATGGCCAGCTATGAACGCGATCTCAAGACCGGGGATCTCAACGCCCTCATGCTCGGCGTCGACAGGGACGAGATCAACCGCCACGTCGCCGAGCGGATCGACGCGTGTCGCGCGCTGCTGCAGGAGCTGGAGAGCACGTGCGCGCGGGAAGCCCGTTACCTGGCCCGGGAGGTCGGGTTCACCAGTGGTTTCTACCGCGGCACGGACTATTGGGGCACCGTTGAACGTTGACGGCGCTTCCCCACGACAGACGCGGGGACCGGAGGGCCACGCTTCGACCGACGCAGCTGACCTGATCGAGGCGATGCTGCGGGATCCGGCCGGGCAGATGTCCCCGTCCACCTACGAGACCGGCCGGCTCGTGAGCCTGGCTCCCTGGTTGACCGGCCACGAGGAACGGGTGCGGCACCTGCTGCGCAACCAGCGACTCGACGGCGGATGGGGCCCGCCGGAGGGGTACGCCCTGGTGCCGACGTTGAGCGCCACGGAGGCTCTCCTCGCCGTGCTGATCAGGTCTCCCGCCGACGTGCTGGTCGACGCAGTCGACCGTGGGCTGCTGTGGCTCAGGAGTTGGCTGGCGACCACGCACACCATCCCGGACACGCCGGCGATCGACCTCATCGTGCCGGCGCTGACCGACGCCATCAACGAGCACCTGGGGTGCCGCGACATCCCGCGCGGCCTGGTCCATTGGCAGGCGGGTCCTCGGCTGCCGCTGCCGTACGGCATGGATGACAAGAGACTCGACGTCGTGCGGGGCATCATCGCGGCAGGCGCGCCGGTGCCCGAGAAACTGCTGCACGCGTTGGAGGTCGTCGGTGACATCGCCCACCACGCCGTGGGCATCCAACCGCTGCCGCCAGGCGTCATCGGTGCGTCGCCAGCCGCCACCGCTGCGTGGTTGGGTGCGGCGGGAGAGGCCGGTGGGCATGGCTGGGTACGCGCACACCTGGAATCCGTCATTCGGCGGCACGACGGGCTCGCCCCCTGCGCGACGCCGCTCGGCGTTTTCGAGCGTGCGTGGGTCGTCGGTTCCCTCACACGGGCCGGCATCGCCGTACCCCCGGTTCCGGACCTGGTCGACAGTCTGACGGCGGATCTGACATCGGTGGGGACACCAGCCGGCCCAGGCCTGCCGCCCGACGCGGATACCACCTCGGTCACTCTGTACGCGCTGTCGCGGCTGGGCGTACCGACTGACCCGAGTAGCCTGTGGGGATTCGAGACGGATGCCGGATTCTGCACCTGGCCGGGCGAGGACGGCTTCTCGGTCACCACCAACGCCCACGTCCTGGACGCCCTGAGCCAGCACGCGGCTTCGCAGTCGGACGCCGCGCCACGCTACCGCTCTGCGGTCCGGCGGCTGGTCGATGCGCTGCGATCCTGCCAACTTCCGGACGGCAGCTGGCAGGATCGATGGCATGCTTCTCCCTACTACGCGACCGTCTGCTGCACGCTGGCTCTGGCCGATGCCGCCCCATCCGCGGCTGCGGAGTCGCTGACCCGCGCGGTGCGGTGGGTGGTAGCCACCCAGCAGCAGGACGGCTCCTGGGGTCGCTGGAACGGATCGTTGGAGGAGACGGCGTACGCGATGCAGATCCTCGCCGTTGCGGGGCGGGACCTACCGGCCGCTGATTCGGCCCTCGACCGAGGCCTGTCCTATCTCGGCGGTGCGAGCGCGAACCCGAAGGAGGGCCCCGCGTTGTGGCACGACAAGGATCTCTATCACCCCACGAAGATCGTCCGTGCCGCTGTTCTTGCCGCGCAGCATCTCGCGACGGAGCGCCACCCGCGGGCCACGGTCAACGACGACCTGGGGACGTGCCCGACGTGACGGATGCCGTCGCTCGCTGAGGCAGGGTCTCGAGGTCGCGACGACCGTGAGATGCCATTGTGTCCGGGGCGGCTGCACGGAGTGCGGTCAACGTCGGGGCATGGCGCACCTCGGCGATCGAGCGGAGAGGGTGAATGCGTGCAGGACGATCCGGTCGACTACGACGAGAGGTTCGCGTCCGGTACGGGTGTCAACGGTGCGGAGTGCGTGATCGAACGCACGTGGCTTCTGTTGCCGACCGGTCGAGTTGTCGCTACTGATCCCCTCGGAGGGCGGTACGACGACCTACCGGCCCCCTTCGTCCAGGTGGTACCACCCGGCCGCTATCGGGTGGACCTTCTGGTGATGGACGGACTCATCGCAGCCGCACGGCTCTGTGTCCGGGACGAGTCGGCGGCGAGCTGGGAGGAGGCGTTGCCGGCGAACCTCTGCGACGGCGGCGATGCGGCAGCCGCCGGGTACGACGTCAATGCCGGTGCAGGGTGTTTCACTGACGAGGAGACCTTCCGCAGGCTCGCTGAGGTGTCCGGCAGCGGCTGGCAGTTGACGCTCCTGGAGGATCTTGCCTGGATGCGCGACGGGCCCACCGTCATACCGCGCTCCGAGGTGGATGGCTCCTCGGGGGATGAGGGTGACGAGAACGTTCTCGTCGCGTTTCCCTCCGGGGAGGGCGACGGGACGTACCGAACCTTGGTCGGCCGCACGCGGGGCGGAGAGATCGCCTGCTTCGTGACCGACTTCCTCCCACACGACGCGTAGGTCCCTCGCGGGGCCGAGCGTCGGCGGGACGTGCCACGTGTGCGGCGCCGGCGAACCCCGCCTCGTTCACTGCCTCGCCGGCGGGATCGCCATACCCTCCCCGTGATCAGCCCAGTCGATCCAGTTTCTCGCGAGCGGCGGTGTGGGGCCGAGGGGTGAGGACGACGAGGCGCAGGTCGCTGTTCTGGGTGGTCAGGACGTTCGCGTCGAGCGGGATGGCGCCCACGTCCGGGTGTACGGCGGTCTTGTGCGCGCTCTCGTGATTGGCCACCGCGCGCAGGGCCCAGAGGTGGCAGAACCTGTCGTTGTCGGCCATGCGTGAGATCAGCGCCGCCACGTCGGGGTCGTTGGGATAGCGGGCGCTGGTGGCGCGCAGGTCGGCCACCAACGACTGCTCGAAGTAGGCGCGCTCGGTGTCGGTCTGTCGGACACGGGGGTTTCGGGATTCGAACTGCACGATCAGGGCGTTGCGATCGTCGGCGGTGGTGTCCGTGGGATCGCCGAAGACGGCCGCGAACAACCGGTTCCAGTGCAGCAGCCGCCAGACGGCGTCGTAGACGGCCACCGGGGTGTCGCCGAGGTGGTCGATGACGCGGTGCAGGCTGCTGGGGATCAGGTGGGGTATCCGGCCCGGGTCCGCGGCGAAGCCGGCCAGGCGCATCAGGTGCGCCTCCTCGTCGTCGGAGAGTCGTAACGCGCGGGCCAGGGAGGTGCACACCTGCACCGACGGTGTGGCGGCGCGGCCCTGTTCGAGGCGTGCCACGTACTCGGGGGAGATGCCGGCCAGTGCTGCCAGCTCGCCGCGTCGTAGTCCGACGACGCGGCGAGGTGACACGTTCGTGAGACCGACCACGGCCGGGTCCGTGCGATCCCGCCAGGCCCGCAGCGCCGCTCCGAGGTCATTCATGACCACATGATCCGCCATCGGCGTCGGGAGCTGGGTGGTACCAGCGGTACGCGGAAGAGCTGTGCCTTCCACAGTGGTGGTACGCGCCCGATGATGGGGATCATGAGCACAGTGACCAGGATGCACCACATCGGAGTACCGGTAAGTGATCTGGCACGGTCGGTGCGGTGGTACGAGGACGTCCTCGGCATCGCCCCGATCGGCGTGACCATCTCGGCGACGAACCCGGCCATCGGTGCGGTCGTCGAGGTGGAGAACGCGTCGATGCGGGCGTCGTTCGCGCTGGCCGGTGACAACGTCCTTCTGGAGCTCATCCAGTACGACAGCCCGCAGCCGAGGCCCTTCACCGGGCGCAACTGCGACGTCGGGGTGATGCACCTGTGCTTCGAGGTCGACGACCTCGACGCGGCGCACCGCGAGCTGGTGGAGCGGGGCGTGCACGTCAACGCCGAGCCGGTCGTGCTCCAGGACGGCGACGGCGTCGAGACGGGCACACTGGCCGGGACGAAGATCCTCTATCTCCGCGACCCCGACGGGATCCAGCTGGAACTGTTCCAGCTGCCCGCCTAGGCTGCGGATACCATCGGTCGGGCCCCGGACAACTGGAGGGGAGTGGGCACCGTTACCCGCCATCGGCTCGCTACCAGGCCAGGGGTGTTCGTCGCCCGAGAGACGGAGTTGGGTGAGATCGCCTCGGCGACGGTACCCGCGGCGCAGGGCCGTGGCAGGGCGATGCTCGTCGTCGGTGAGGCGGGGATCGGCAAGTCGACGCTCATCGGTGAGGCCGCTTCACGGCTGGACGGATGGCAGGTGCTGCGCGCCGGTGGTATCGAGTTCGAGAGCGAACTGCCCTACTCGGCCCTGCACCAGCTGTGCGCGCCCGTGCTCGACCACCGCGAAGGACTTCCCGCGCCGCAGCGCAACGCACTCGACACGGTGTTCGGGCTGCACGCCGGGGTCACTCCGACCCCGATGCTGGTCGGCCTGGCCGTCCTGGGCCTGCTCAGTGCCGTAGGCCGGCGCCGGCCGGTGTTCTGCGCTGTCGACGACGTGCAGTGGATCGACGCCGGCTCGCGGCAGGTGCTGGCGTTCGTCGCGGCACGCGTGGCGGAGGAGCGGGTCGCCATGGTCTTCGCCGCCCGCGACGCCGCCACGGTGTCGGAGCTCGGTCGCCTACCCGCCCTCACCCTCGGCGGGCTCACCGACTCGGAGGCTCTCACCCTGCTGCGGTACCGGACACCGTTGGGCCACGAGGCAGCGATCGTGCAACGGATTCTCGCCGAAGCGGCCGGTAACCCTCTCGCGCTGGTGGAGTTCGCCCGCGACGCGGGGCCGTTCGGACTACCCGGCGACGCCGGGCACGGCGCGGTGGAACA
Coding sequences within:
- a CDS encoding NADP-dependent oxidoreductase, which gives rise to MRAVGLHEFGGPEVLRVIELPEPHAGPGEVRVRVHAAAVNPSDTLLRSGVHASALAGVPGPYVPGMDVAGVVDEIGPGTVTDLSVGDRVMAMLLPVTPTPEGTLENSGGGYAEYVVRPAGWVVRAPAGVGHEAAATLPMNGLTALLALDQLALAAGSTLAVVGAAGALGGYLVQMASNAGLTVVADAAPADEALVRESGAAIVVARGPEVVNGIRAHFPDGVDAVADVALFGTALFDAVRDGGALLRIRQADEPGGYQAASTRGIRVLTPFVPDYAGRADKLDEIRRLAEAGVLVPRVAKSLPAAEAPDAHRRFAAGGVRGRLVLTF
- a CDS encoding cytochrome P450, whose product is MPVYKALPRLIRNTHQSLVDIANWSGGAVVRLGLGVSSAYLVTDPAHVQQVLQEKADIYPRGDDTALWRSVRRLVGDGILAEGETWAASRRTLGPLFRTTRIGPLVDTMAEAIATSVDELEVAAAAGTPIDVGSELSRIVSSAIMRVFFADRIDIEAALRIMAAQEVIVTAMGPRLLAPGVPWWIRLPGDRRFIAAVQTIDDILLPVLHEALQRPGDSDDVLSTLARARTSDGAPLGLKQMRDDLVSMVAVTTETSYVVLTWLWPVLANNPEVAGRLFAEVDHVIGDGPVRAENLRDLTYTRMVLDELLRLYPAGWILPRRAAEADVLGGVRIKKGASIILSPYATHRMSALWGETAEVFDPERFAPGRDEGRHRYAYYPFGGGRHRCLGEHLFALEAVLVVATFLSRFRFRLDDPAIPGTRVAASLRPARPVEMVLTRKAHAAA
- a CDS encoding VOC family protein, whose product is MRWYEDVLGIAPIGVTISATNPAIGAVVEVENASMRASFALAGDNVLLELIQYDSPQPRPFTGRNCDVGVMHLCFEVDDLDAAHRELVERGVHVNAEPVVLQDGDGVETGTLAGTKILYLRDPDGIQLELFQLPA
- a CDS encoding SDR family NAD(P)-dependent oxidoreductase, which gives rise to MSTRFADKVILITGATSGMGRATAERVAAEGAKVVLAARGTEAGEAFAAELRSAGRDALFVPTDVTVEAEMARLVRQAVDHYGRLDGAFNNVGAATAYGPVTDIDGDAWGAELALNLTSVFHGLKHQIPALQASGGGSIVNNASNVGVTGMAGMAAYSAAKHGVVGLTRSAALDVATTGVRINALVTGGVDTPLLRGNMGPNPEEALRAAGAMHPVGRIGRPEEIAAFAAFLLSDEAPFVTGAALAIDGGLTAV
- a CDS encoding prenyltransferase/squalene oxidase repeat-containing protein, whose protein sequence is MLRDPAGQMSPSTYETGRLVSLAPWLTGHEERVRHLLRNQRLDGGWGPPEGYALVPTLSATEALLAVLIRSPADVLVDAVDRGLLWLRSWLATTHTIPDTPAIDLIVPALTDAINEHLGCRDIPRGLVHWQAGPRLPLPYGMDDKRLDVVRGIIAAGAPVPEKLLHALEVVGDIAHHAVGIQPLPPGVIGASPAATAAWLGAAGEAGGHGWVRAHLESVIRRHDGLAPCATPLGVFERAWVVGSLTRAGIAVPPVPDLVDSLTADLTSVGTPAGPGLPPDADTTSVTLYALSRLGVPTDPSSLWGFETDAGFCTWPGEDGFSVTTNAHVLDALSQHAASQSDAAPRYRSAVRRLVDALRSCQLPDGSWQDRWHASPYYATVCCTLALADAAPSAAAESLTRAVRWVVATQQQDGSWGRWNGSLEETAYAMQILAVAGRDLPAADSALDRGLSYLGGASANPKEGPALWHDKDLYHPTKIVRAAVLAAQHLATERHPRATVNDDLGTCPT
- a CDS encoding terpene synthase family protein, encoding MPVPTTTVADGLAAAAEEGRICVLAARGHRDLQQCVSVYPTLFPSPPVDGAMLGALALSTAFIAPWCTAEQLRIANRASLWVTAEDWMVDSVATSLDSVKTIASACVAVAGGATPAAGDALGRFLAEIRDELAAAPAFAGARSLWRDEVDRMLTAEVVEWQWRAARAADDRQLPTFVEYLDNADNYGASFVNVSHWLATADEETLGHLPELTAASREVQKILRLVNDMASYERDLKTGDLNALMLGVDRDEINRHVAERIDACRALLQELESTCAREARYLAREVGFTSGFYRGTDYWGTVER
- a CDS encoding helix-turn-helix transcriptional regulator — encoded protein: MNDLGAALRAWRDRTDPAVVGLTNVSPRRVVGLRRGELAALAGISPEYVARLEQGRAATPSVQVCTSLARALRLSDDEEAHLMRLAGFAADPGRIPHLIPSSLHRVIDHLGDTPVAVYDAVWRLLHWNRLFAAVFGDPTDTTADDRNALIVQFESRNPRVRQTDTERAYFEQSLVADLRATSARYPNDPDVAALISRMADNDRFCHLWALRAVANHESAHKTAVHPDVGAIPLDANVLTTQNSDLRLVVLTPRPHTAAREKLDRLG
- a CDS encoding DUF4241 domain-containing protein; the protein is MQDDPVDYDERFASGTGVNGAECVIERTWLLLPTGRVVATDPLGGRYDDLPAPFVQVVPPGRYRVDLLVMDGLIAAARLCVRDESAASWEEALPANLCDGGDAAAAGYDVNAGAGCFTDEETFRRLAEVSGSGWQLTLLEDLAWMRDGPTVIPRSEVDGSSGDEGDENVLVAFPSGEGDGTYRTLVGRTRGGEIACFVTDFLPHDA